From one Bordetella genomosp. 9 genomic stretch:
- the rsmH gene encoding 16S rRNA (cytosine(1402)-N(4))-methyltransferase RsmH gives MELEHRPVLLAPTVDALLLPDFGTRKAAGRGQDDAGEARRRSGGVYVDGTFGRGGHSGALLARLSPDARLVVFDKDPSAIAVARQLAAADARVAVVHGGFATMREALNDLGVELVDGVMLDLGVSSPQIDDAGRGFSFMREGPLDMRMDTTRGPTAAEWLAEAGVDEMREVIAEYGEERFAFQIAKTIAARRATGPLRTTLELAELVAGAVRTREKGQHPATRTFQALRIYLNRELEELSRALASALDLLAPMGRLAVISFHSLEDRMVKQFIAAAARPGAAHSRLPLRESEMPQPLLRSLGRVLAEPDEVAANARSRSAILRVAERTDVPLPQGGGATFVGAEPLSAARARRAGKGKR, from the coding sequence ATGGAACTCGAGCATCGGCCCGTGCTGCTGGCGCCGACGGTGGACGCGTTGTTGTTGCCGGATTTCGGCACCCGCAAAGCCGCCGGCCGCGGCCAGGACGATGCCGGCGAGGCGCGGCGCCGATCGGGCGGCGTCTATGTCGATGGCACGTTCGGACGTGGCGGGCATTCCGGCGCACTGCTGGCGCGCCTTTCGCCCGATGCAAGGCTGGTGGTGTTCGACAAGGATCCCAGCGCGATCGCGGTGGCGCGGCAGTTGGCCGCCGCCGATGCCCGCGTGGCGGTCGTGCATGGCGGCTTCGCCACCATGCGCGAAGCGCTGAACGACCTGGGCGTGGAATTGGTGGACGGCGTCATGCTGGATCTGGGGGTGTCGTCGCCCCAGATCGATGATGCCGGGCGTGGGTTTTCCTTCATGCGCGAAGGCCCGCTGGATATGCGCATGGATACGACGCGCGGCCCCACGGCCGCCGAATGGCTGGCCGAGGCCGGTGTGGATGAGATGCGGGAGGTCATTGCGGAATATGGCGAAGAACGGTTTGCTTTTCAGATTGCAAAAACGATTGCAGCTCGCCGCGCAACAGGGCCGCTGCGCACCACGCTCGAGCTTGCCGAGCTCGTCGCAGGCGCCGTCCGCACGCGCGAAAAGGGGCAGCATCCGGCCACGCGCACCTTTCAGGCTTTACGGATTTACCTCAATAGGGAACTCGAAGAGCTCTCACGCGCCCTCGCGTCAGCTTTAGATCTGCTCGCGCCGATGGGGAGGTTGGCGGTGATCAGTTTCCACTCGCTCGAAGACCGTATGGTCAAGCAGTTCATCGCGGCCGCCGCCAGGCCGGGAGCGGCGCATTCCCGCCTGCCGTTGCGCGAGAGCGAAATGCCGCAGCCCCTGTTGCGCAGCCTGGGCCGCGTGCTGGCCGAGCCCGATGAAGTGGCCGCCAATGCGCGTTCCCGCTCGGCCATCCTGCGCGTGGCCGAACGTACCGACGTGCCGCTGCCCCAGGGCGGCGGCGCCACTTTCGTCGGCGCCGAACCGCTGTCCGCGGCGCGCGCGCGCCGTGCCGGCAAGGGGAAACGCTGA
- the mraZ gene encoding division/cell wall cluster transcriptional repressor MraZ, whose amino-acid sequence MFQGSSALTLDAKGRISIPTRHRDALVAQAEGRLTLTRHPDGCLLLYPRQEWEKKREVIAALPMSARALQRLLLGNAQDVELDGSGRILIAPELRNAAGMTREAMLLGMGAHFELWDAASLARREAEDLAQGMPEVLNQFSF is encoded by the coding sequence GTGTTCCAGGGAAGCAGCGCACTCACGCTGGATGCGAAGGGGAGGATCTCGATTCCGACCCGGCATCGTGACGCCCTGGTCGCTCAGGCGGAGGGCCGGCTTACGTTGACCCGCCACCCGGACGGTTGCCTATTGCTCTACCCGCGCCAGGAATGGGAAAAAAAGCGTGAGGTCATCGCCGCGCTTCCCATGTCCGCCCGGGCATTGCAGCGGCTGCTGCTGGGCAATGCCCAGGATGTCGAGCTGGATGGGTCCGGCCGCATCCTGATCGCCCCCGAACTGCGCAATGCCGCAGGTATGACGCGCGAAGCGATGTTGCTCGGCATGGGCGCGCACTTCGAGCTGTGGGATGCCGCTTCCCTGGCCCGCCGCGAGGCGGAAGATCTGGCTCAGGGGATGCCGGAAGTGCTGAATCAGTTTTCGTTCTGA
- the acpA gene encoding acid phosphatase, whose product MKPTFRTKCVSSLRPLAALAVLGTLAACGGDGGDSASDLVARAQDRAVDNIQNVVVIYAENRSFDNLYSDFPGVDSPLATATYAPQIDRDGKTVLAALPPVWAGLTNAKAQFDPTVPVVTTSQTQGMPNKPFSINDTYPGVDLRAVNADLWHNFYQNQMQIDGGKNDQFVAWADSAGGLVMGHFTGNATTLPLWKVAQKYAMADHFFMGAFGGSFLNHQYLIAATPPVVPINDNNKSKVATLSDGPQGSHLAVNPAAQGADSALSGPATSIFVTSSATLTPDGFGINTMQPPYQPSGNKPAANAQGVTAGLLADPSNATTVPPQTQQNIGDLLSQKGVEWAWYSGGWAFQTARSTNPAGWVGSDYTGTALQSNGQPFVNFQFHHQPFNYFKRFDPTTPDGVAQRTEHLKDAGVNGENFIADIRAGKLPPVSFYKPVGNLNEHNGYADVLRGDQAIANIIAELEKSPQWGHMLVIVTYDENGGLWDHIAPPKGDRFGPGSRVPTIIAGPTVRQGYVDHTMLDTTSILRFITRRWSLPELPGITTRRNALKQNSGVDQGDMSEVLDPSLT is encoded by the coding sequence ATGAAGCCGACTTTCCGCACCAAGTGCGTTTCATCGCTACGGCCGCTGGCCGCGTTAGCAGTCCTGGGTACGCTGGCCGCCTGTGGCGGCGACGGTGGAGACTCCGCCTCGGATCTGGTCGCGCGCGCGCAGGATCGCGCCGTCGACAACATCCAGAACGTGGTGGTGATCTACGCCGAGAACCGCAGCTTCGACAACCTGTACAGCGACTTCCCCGGCGTGGACAGCCCGCTGGCCACCGCCACCTACGCGCCCCAGATCGATCGCGACGGCAAGACCGTACTGGCCGCGCTGCCGCCGGTATGGGCCGGGCTGACCAACGCCAAGGCGCAGTTCGATCCCACCGTGCCGGTCGTCACCACGTCGCAGACGCAGGGGATGCCGAACAAGCCCTTCTCGATCAACGACACCTATCCTGGCGTCGACCTGCGCGCGGTCAATGCGGACCTGTGGCACAACTTCTATCAGAACCAGATGCAGATCGACGGCGGCAAGAACGACCAGTTCGTCGCCTGGGCCGATAGCGCCGGCGGGCTGGTGATGGGCCACTTCACCGGCAACGCCACCACGCTGCCCTTGTGGAAGGTGGCGCAAAAGTACGCGATGGCCGACCATTTCTTCATGGGCGCCTTCGGCGGTTCGTTCCTGAACCACCAGTACCTGATCGCCGCGACGCCGCCGGTCGTGCCGATCAACGACAACAACAAGAGCAAGGTCGCCACGCTGTCGGATGGCCCGCAGGGTTCGCACCTGGCGGTGAACCCCGCTGCCCAGGGCGCGGATTCGGCATTGAGCGGCCCGGCCACGTCGATTTTCGTGACCAGCAGCGCCACCCTGACGCCGGACGGCTTCGGCATCAACACGATGCAGCCGCCGTACCAGCCGAGCGGCAACAAGCCGGCCGCCAACGCGCAAGGCGTCACCGCCGGACTGCTGGCCGATCCCTCCAACGCGACGACGGTGCCGCCGCAGACGCAGCAGAACATCGGCGACCTGCTCAGCCAGAAGGGCGTGGAGTGGGCCTGGTACAGCGGCGGCTGGGCCTTCCAGACCGCGCGTTCCACCAATCCCGCGGGCTGGGTGGGGTCGGACTACACGGGCACCGCGCTGCAGTCCAATGGCCAGCCTTTCGTGAACTTCCAGTTCCATCACCAGCCCTTCAACTACTTCAAGCGCTTTGACCCGACCACGCCGGACGGCGTCGCCCAGCGCACGGAGCATCTGAAGGATGCGGGCGTGAACGGCGAGAACTTCATCGCCGATATCCGCGCCGGCAAGCTGCCGCCTGTGTCGTTCTACAAGCCGGTCGGCAACCTGAACGAGCACAACGGCTACGCCGACGTGCTGCGCGGCGACCAGGCCATCGCCAATATCATCGCGGAGCTGGAAAAGAGCCCGCAGTGGGGCCATATGCTGGTCATCGTGACGTACGACGAAAACGGCGGGCTGTGGGACCACATCGCGCCGCCCAAGGGCGACCGCTTCGGCCCAGGTTCGCGGGTGCCCACCATCATCGCCGGTCCGACCGTGCGCCAGGGCTACGTCGACCACACGATGCTGGATACGACGTCCATCCTGCGCTTCATCACGCGGCGCTGGTCGTTGCCGGAACTGCCTGGCATCACCACGCGCCGCAACGCCCTCAAGCAGAATTCGGGCGTGGACCAGGGCGACATGAGCGAAGTCCTCGACCCCAGCCTGACCTGA
- a CDS encoding cytochrome-c peroxidase, translated as MSLARFAASHRARFLFFFVPALLATGALWGYASAQSGTAQAVYPPPPVTFDRAYAKQRAADLSALGQTLFMDPRLSASGRQSCASCHSPQNHFGPPDGMSVQPGGSAMTRSGVRAVPSLMYLQQAPPFNEHFVDSEEEGDNSTDAGPTGGLTWDGRVNRADAQARIPLLDPREMGNKDPAAVVARVQSAPYADTVRRLYGSQIFDDTDKAFAAIAQALAYYQDTPSLFFPYSSKYDAVAMGRASFTEQEASGLRLFAAEDKGNCASCHRFSVPGTLPIFNDYGHIALGVPRNPAIADNADPAYFDLGLCGPYRKDLADHPDYCGLFRSPTLRNVATRKVFFHNGVFHTLREVVEFYATRDVQPERWYPRRADGTVDKFDDLPARYHENVNMDPPFGGKPGDPPALTPREIDDVVAFLGTLTDGYFDPRAAPAAGADMPAD; from the coding sequence ATGTCTCTCGCCCGTTTCGCCGCCTCGCACCGCGCACGCTTCCTGTTCTTTTTCGTGCCGGCGCTGCTGGCGACAGGCGCCCTATGGGGATATGCCTCGGCGCAGTCCGGGACTGCGCAGGCCGTCTATCCACCGCCCCCGGTCACCTTCGATCGCGCCTATGCGAAGCAGCGGGCCGCCGACCTGTCCGCGCTCGGACAGACACTGTTCATGGACCCGCGCCTGTCCGCGTCGGGGCGCCAGTCCTGCGCCAGCTGCCATAGCCCGCAGAATCACTTCGGCCCGCCCGACGGCATGTCGGTGCAGCCGGGCGGATCGGCCATGACCCGGAGCGGCGTGCGCGCCGTACCGTCCTTGATGTACCTGCAGCAGGCCCCCCCTTTCAACGAACACTTCGTCGACAGCGAGGAAGAAGGCGACAACAGCACGGATGCCGGCCCCACCGGCGGCCTGACCTGGGATGGCCGCGTGAACCGTGCCGATGCGCAGGCGCGTATTCCCTTGCTGGACCCGCGCGAGATGGGCAACAAGGACCCGGCCGCCGTCGTCGCCCGCGTGCAATCGGCGCCCTATGCGGACACGGTGCGCCGCCTGTATGGCAGCCAGATCTTCGACGATACCGACAAGGCCTTCGCGGCGATCGCCCAGGCGCTCGCCTACTACCAGGACACCCCGTCGCTGTTCTTTCCCTATAGCAGCAAGTACGACGCGGTGGCCATGGGGCGCGCGAGCTTTACCGAACAGGAAGCGAGCGGCCTGCGGCTGTTCGCCGCCGAGGACAAGGGCAACTGCGCCAGCTGCCACCGCTTCAGCGTGCCGGGCACCCTGCCGATATTCAACGACTACGGCCACATCGCCTTGGGCGTACCGCGCAATCCCGCCATCGCCGACAACGCCGACCCCGCCTATTTCGATCTCGGCCTGTGCGGCCCCTACCGCAAGGATCTGGCCGACCATCCCGACTATTGCGGCCTGTTCCGCTCGCCCACGCTGCGCAACGTCGCCACGCGCAAGGTGTTCTTCCACAATGGCGTGTTCCATACCCTGCGGGAAGTCGTCGAGTTCTACGCCACCCGGGACGTGCAACCCGAACGCTGGTACCCGCGCCGCGCCGACGGCACCGTGGACAAGTTCGACGATCTGCCGGCGCGGTATCACGAGAACGTCAATATGGATCCGCCATTCGGCGGCAAGCCGGGCGACCCGCCCGCATTGACGCCGCGTGAGATCGATGACGTGGTCGCCTTCCTGGGCACGCTTACCGACGGCTACTTCGATCCGCGCGCGGCGCCCGCGGCCGGCGCGGACATGCCCGCGGACTGA